A section of the Archocentrus centrarchus isolate MPI-CPG fArcCen1 chromosome 20, fArcCen1, whole genome shotgun sequence genome encodes:
- the vopp1b gene encoding vesicular, overexpressed in cancer, prosurvival protein 1 produces the protein MRHPLVDLAVTLWLFAECVEAKKYCWYFEGGYPIYFICRSYEDCCGTRCCVRALSIQSLWYFWVLLMMGVLFCCGAGFFIRRRMYPSPLRDEPAFNVSFTRHPVTTPVSQQPGSMQGFGVNGMTDPGITMTHPAYPPQPGSAHMMMGFYPPPPSYCNHPPPPYEQIFKNSDKK, from the exons TGTGTAGAAGCGAAAAAGTACTGCTGGTATTTCGAAGGTGGATACCCCATCTACTTCAT ATGTCGCTCCTATGAGGACTGCTGTGGGACTCGCTGCTGTGTCAGAGCCCTGTCCATCCAAAGCCTATGGTACTTTTG GGTCCTGCTGATGATGGGAGTGTTGTTCTGCTGCGGCGCTGGCTTCTTCATTCGCAGGAGGATGTACCCGTCTCCTCTGAGAGATGAGCCAGCCTTCAATGTCTCCTTCACCAGGCACCCCGTTACCACACCAG TTTCCCAGCAGCCAGGGAGCATGCAGGGCTTTGGGGTGAACGGAATGACCGACCCAGGGATTACCATGACACACCCAGCATACCCGCCGCAGCCTGGCTCTGCCCATATGATGATGGGTTTCTATCCACCACCTCCATCCTACTGCAACCATCCACCTCCACCCTAcgaacaaatatttaaaaacagtgaCAAGAAATGA